The genomic DNA GGGGGTTGCATGAGCGGATTTGGGGGAGGGGTTCACGAAGCAAACCTATGGCACTCGCACTGAAACGGGGGTGTGACACCGACGTAGCACAACTCTGTCCTAACCATTAAATAGTTAGCAGCTAACGTTAGATTACACTAACCTTAAATCAATTTACTTTAGCTAACTACAATCGCTGAAGGTACTTTGCTAACGTTAAAAGAGATTCACTTTTAAGTCGCCTAAATCTTACTGCAGTGTCAAACTGCCATAAAGCTTTCAAAACGAGCTAGCGACGTCAGCTAAACGTGGCTATTCCACCAAAGGAACGTAGTAACTAACTAGCTTGTTAACTTAGCCGAGTTTCTAGTCATCCTATATAAGGTTAGCTACTAATCTATTTTGAGATTGAGTGAAAGTGTTTTGAAATACATGACGACGGTTGAAATTGttaaatgtagctagctatatttccTGGCTAACAGCCCACAAAACAGTCGAAAACGTAAATTAGCTAGTTAACTTTCATGTTTCTTTTTAGCTACCATTAGCTAAATGAAACTAATGTTATCTAGCCTGTAAAACAAGGCATGCTAAAAATGCTTACCACGAGAAAATACGTCCTCGTCCCATGAAGAAACGACCATTCatgcaacaaacaaaacaaatccCCGTGTAAATGCAATTCAGAAAATATAAATTAATTCGTTAAATATCTTTTTCAACCAAGACATTCATTCTCTTGCCGCAGAAGTTTGAAAATGGCGCCAACGCCTCGTCTCGACAGCTCTACACACACTGGTGACACGgagaaaaaggggaaaaaaataaatataaatttcAACGGTCGAATTTTAATTTTTAACAAAATGCATGAGGTGTGTGATCGTTAGCCCAATTCATATTGCTATTCACTTTTGCTTAAAATTGCTCCTAtgatttaattttattttttttgttcaatTTTAATAACCGTCAAAGATTGTTCTAGTCGTAGAGCAGCACGGGAAATTACATAACCGGTTTTGTTTTGAATTTCCAAGCCGGGAAAGGGTGAAATGGGAGGATTTGTCGCCCCCTTGAGTTCACCAATGTATGCCTATGCATTTCACTCCTCAGCTGGGCCAGAGATATAGTAGGTCTAGGCCCTAGAGGACATAAAACAACTTTGACTCGTATGGTAAACTATTTGTTTAACTGCCATGTAATATGCATTAGATATATTTTCAGATAAGAATAGCTGTCTTAAAAGTGTGTAAGCTACTAACATTACgaagttctctctctttctgcgtGTACAAAGATGGAACTAAGCCTTTCAGTTGGCACCCTGCCTGCTACATTTTCCTGTTTCTTAGATACCTCGCTCAATTGATGGACAATAAATAGCTCTTCGTCCAATGTTGATACTTTTTTCCAGGATCAGagagtggaggggggagagagagagaaagagagggcaggaTAGAGAGAGTTGCACTGTTGTGTTTATTTTAGGAGCAATGAAAACATAAATGTCATAAAAACATGTCtgataaatatatactgtatatgctccTGTACAAGACCTCTAACAGCCTGTATGTTAGGCCTCTGTAATGTGTCAAATGATAATAAGTTTATCTGTTTCAAAGAGATGGAATAGGGGTTGGGAATTTGTGAACATAGTGGATCGAGGGGCTAGATAGTCAGCAACATAGGAAATTCCATAGGGAAATATTatgttattaaaaaatatgtttacACAAGTAGTTTTCCATCAATACAGCAGATTCTCTGTACTTACACAACCCAAATGACAGCTTAATAATTTACCCAGAGCTCAGAACTAAAGGCAACAACAATCTTAGGTCTTTACGGTCCGTCAGTCTCACCTCACCATAATTTGAGCAAACGGAAGGACAGAGTAGAGTAGGTTGCAGGATCCATAGTTCCTGACAAGTGCTTGTGACATCACTATAGTCTAGATTCTAGAATGTACAACCCCATTCCATGTTAAATAAAGTAGGTTGTATTTGTGAATGAGTGGAGAGTATTTCTCAGATTTGAGGGTGTTGTACAATttcttttctctgtgtgtgtgtgtttaaacacTCAGCACTACATTAGTTAGGTTGACCTTTGGGTTGAGTTCAGGTGAATAGGGAGATTATTAACATTATTGCTAATCCAATTTGTTTACAAAGGCGTGACCATTTTTTACTCTCTCTTTTTCACACACATGCATTTTATTCTTCTCTCCTCGTGAGGGACCTACAAttaatttccattcaaaatcctattttccctaaacgtAACCCTATcgcttaccctaaccctaaccttaacatgtAGCCCTAACCCAAACTCCTTactctaaccctaattctaaccttaaacctaattgcacctctaaccctaaacctaacccctaaacttaaaatagcctttgtccttaTGGGGACGTGGGAAATGTGGCCACGTGGGAGAATCTTCCTTGATTTACTGTCCTtgtgggcgcacacacacacaattcaacaACACAATCTCATTGGACAGTAGCGTTACATTAAACATTTTTAATCCAGTCATATTTTACACATTTCCAAAATGTCAGACACAAGATGAACAGGAAATAGACCAATACAGTTCTCATCAAGGGCCGTCATCAAAAGATACAATAACAGATACCAAATCTGTCTCTGAGTTTTGTTTTCCTGAGGTATAACTTCCTTCAACTCAACAAATTCATGGagaacattttttttatacaaaaaaaCTATATAACAGAGTCCATCATTGTTTTGTTATGGTACAGTATCATAATCCTCATCCAGATCTACTCATCAACATTTGAATACTGCCAATGATAGTAAGATCATCTCTAATGATCCTATCTAATGTCCTTTGTGTCTCCAAACCGTTCCTTTTCATATCCTGAATTCTGCACCCAACATTTATACTGTTCACAAAGGCCTGCTTCTGAATGAAATCCATGTAATGCAGAAGACTTCCGCCACCAACAACAACTCATCCTATGCCTGCCAGCATTGATCCCCTCGGGATGAATAAAGTCTATCGAATTGAACTTATTCCACAGTATATCGGACCTTGGATTTGGTCATCCCTCTGAATAAATGTACAGCCGTTTTATTAGTCTCTTTGTTGTTACCCTTGTTATTGACCATGCCCCCCTTCTCGCCCCTGTcgcccccctcctcctcgtctcccGCTCTTCCCAGCTTCCTCAACGGCCAGAGGAGCCCATGATGCTGGTTGGCTGCAGTAGTGTCTGGAGGTGGGCAACAGGGGGCGCCACCCCCTTTCTCCTTGGTGAGGAAGTAGAGGAGTGCGTTGAGCCAGGCATTGAAAGACGCCAGCGGCCGGGTGATCTTATAACACATGGATACCATCGTCATGGTGTGGCACGGGACACCTTTCTTCACTTTCAGGACGAGGAAGATAGTCCTGGTGACATGAAATGGGAAGAAGCAGAGGGCAAAGAGGAGTGTGATGGTGATGATTGTCTTGATGGATTTACGCCGTCGGTGGGCATATGGAGAGTGGGCGCCGAGAACTATcgacatcccctctcctcctccctgaagTCTTCCTCCTCCTACAACTCCAGCTCCAttccctctcattcctcctccacgtcccccacctcctcctcccccctctcctctgcctcgctgtgactggggctgggagCGCAGGGTCCGGAATATTGTCAGAACCACATGTGAGTAGCACCAGGCGATGATAGAGAACGGGAGAAAGAACCCTAGAAGATGTAGGATGATTCCATATGGAACATAGTCTTGGAACTCCTTATCGATGGCATCGTCCCAACAGTTCTGATATGTTTCCACCTCGCCAGTACCGTTACTACTAACGGTGCCAGTGTTATTACTGGTAATCGCCATAGCCTCGCCCCCTACACCTCTCATCACGTGGCTCGTTTGGGCAAACCGGAATATGGGGCACGTAAGAGCGAAGACAACcccccacaccaacacacacgtcCCCTTGACCGCTCTCTTAGTCTCCAGGGTGATGGTCCTCATAGG from Oncorhynchus tshawytscha isolate Ot180627B linkage group LG15, Otsh_v2.0, whole genome shotgun sequence includes the following:
- the si:dkey-6n21.13 gene encoding P2Y purinoceptor 3 — encoded protein: MTTTTMDAPALNDDIIVEGVHHLLNSFSVNPSLPPSCSIDESYKYIFLPLCYSFTFLFSISLNFIILWRSFRRTKRWNASLIYMVNLASTDFMYGLSLPFLVASYVMRDQWIFGDYMCRLVRFLFYFNLYCSIFFLTCISVHRYLGICYPMRTITLETKRAVKGTCVLVWGVVFALTCPIFRFAQTSHVMRGVGGEAMAITSNNTGTVSSNGTGEVETYQNCWDDAIDKEFQDYVPYGIILHLLGFFLPFSIIAWCYSHVVLTIFRTLRSQPQSQRGRGEGGGGGGGRGGGMRGNGAGVVGGGRLQGGGEGMSIVLGAHSPYAHRRRKSIKTIITITLLFALCFFPFHVTRTIFLVLKVKKGVPCHTMTMVSMCYKITRPLASFNAWLNALLYFLTKEKGGGAPCCPPPDTTAANQHHGLLWPLRKLGRAGDEEEGGDRGEKGGMVNNKGNNKETNKTAVHLFRGMTKSKVRYTVE